In Papaver somniferum cultivar HN1 chromosome 1, ASM357369v1, whole genome shotgun sequence, a genomic segment contains:
- the LOC113335267 gene encoding gamma-interferon-responsive lysosomal thiol protein-like, whose amino-acid sequence MASSPFSNLLLFSILFLTFCNACFSSQSPSHEKVSSESAPAQKVSLSVFCDSFSVESANFILVNLSKVHETGLSEIVDLRLVPFGSAVLLKNGTITCRFEYECQLNILEGCVLHFLPPIEQYQFMSCLSDYVIRRNPDLWEFCLDNKYEEPTFSCIKSPLSRKIQLLYANETSALNPPPEFFPWVTINQAAIPRTLDFDIMESICKAYTGYYVVCQNMGIMPAEVPSFQSRS is encoded by the exons ATGGCTTCTTCACCATTCTCCAATCTCCTTCTTTTCTCTATTTTGTTTCTAACATTTTGCAATGCGTGTTTCTCTTCACAATCACCTTCTCATGAAAAAGTGTCTTCAGAATCTGCTCCTGCTCAGAAAGTTTCCCTCTCTGTATTCTGTGATTCTTTCTCTGTCGAATCTGCAAACTTCATTCTGGTTAACCTGTCAAAAGTCCACGAAACCGGTCTCAGCGAAATAGTAGATCTCCGCCTTGTACCATTTGGAAGTGCTGTTTTACTGAAGAATGGGACCATAACATGTCGG TTTGAATACGAGTGTCAGTTGAACATACTGGAAGGATGTGTGTTACATTTTCTGCCTCCCATTGAGCAATACCAGTTCATGTCTTGTCTCTCGGATTATGTTATTCGACGAAACCCAGATCTCTGGGAATTTTGCTTGGATAACAAATATGAGGAGCCTACTTTTAGCTGCATCAAATCTCCTTTATCGCGAAAA ATTCAATTACTATATGCAAATGAAACATCTGCACTCAACCCTCCTCCAGAATTTTTTCCTTGGGTGACTATAAATCAAGCGGCTATACCTCGGACTCTG GATTTTGACATTATGGAATCCATCTGTAAGGCCTACACTGGTTATTACGTAGTTTGTCAGAATATGGGAATTATGCCAGCAGAAGTGCCAAGTTTCCAATCTCGGTCGTAA